TACCGGAAGTAATGTGATCATAACCAGGCGCAATATCCGTGGTCAAAGGTCCTAATGTATAGAAAGGTGCCTCCTGGCATACCTCCAATTGTTTCTCCATATTTTCTTTGATCATGTGCATCGGGACGTGACCGGGACCTTCGATCATGACCTGTACGTTGTGTTTCCAGGCAATCTTGGTAAGCTCGCCTAAAGTTTCAAGTTCTGCAAACTGTGCAGCATCATTGGCATCCGCAATAGATCCCGGACGGAGACCATCCCCAAGGGAAAAAGCCACATCGTATTTCTTCATGATCTCACAGATCTCTTCAAAATGGGTATATAAAAAGTTTTCTTTATGATGGTAAAGACACCATTTTGCCATGATGGAACCTCCTCTGGAAACGATTCCCGTTACTCTTTTTGCGGTAAGATGGATGTATCTCAATAAAACTCCGGCATGGATGGTAAAATAGGATACGCCTTGTTCTGCCTGCTCGATCAGGGTGTCTTTGAAAACTTCCCATGTAAGATCTTCAGGAACTCCTTTTACTTTTTCCAAAGCCTGATAAATAGGGACTGTACCAATAGGAACCGGGCTATTTCTGATGATCCACTCTCTGGTTTCGTGGATGTTTTTTCCTGTGGAAAGATCCATAATGGTATCGGCACCCCATCGGCAGGCCCAAACCGCTTTTTCAACTTCTTCATCGATGCTTGATGAAACCGCACTGTTGCCGATGTTGGCATTGATTTTAACTAAGAAATTACGTCCGATAATCATCGGTTCACTCTCCGGGTGATTGATATTATTCGGAATGATTGCTCTTCCGGCAGCAATTTCATCCCTTACAAATTCAGGAGTGATCTTATTTTTAGGTGTATTGGCTCCAAAGCTGTTTCCGGGATGCTGAAAGGCCATTTCACCGGAGACTGTTTCCAGCTGCTCAATCCGTTGATTTTCCCTGATGGCTACATATTCCATTTCTGCCGTTATAATTCCCTGCTTTGCATAGTAAAGCTGGGTAAGTTCCAATCCCCCTTTAGCTACTTTCGGTTTATGATCATATGCAAAACGAAGTTCATCAAGACGGGAATCTGCAAGCCGTGCCTTTCCGTATTCTGAAGTAATGCCGTTCAAAATATTTACATCTTTCCTGTCTAGTATCCATTGCTCCCGGATTCTTGGAAGTCCTTTCATAATATCGATGGTTGCATTCTCATCGGTATACGGTCCGGAAGTATCATAAATGGTGACCGGAGCATTCTCTTCGAGTGTGCCGTTAGTAAGTTTAGTAGGACTTAAGTGGATTTCACGCATTGCTACGCTTACAGGATGTAGCTTTCCCTGAATATAAATTTTCTTAGCATTCGGAAATGGTGAACATGTGATTGAATGAGCCATAAGTTTTTTGTATTATTAAATGAGAATTATCCGCCCTGAGTGGCCGTAATAATTAAAACTGAATCTTTGTCTTTTAGGATTGTTTCTGCCCAGGCGGACATTGGAATAATACGGTTGTTGACCGCTACAGCGATGCCCTTTTTCTTTTCAGGGATCTCTACAGCCATGAGTGCTTCCAGATTATCAGGAAGTACTTCAAATGTTTTCGTTGTGTGGTTGATTGTAATTTCCATTCCTAATTATTTTATATATACTTTAGGAATGGCTATTATTGTACAATAGAATGTACAGCAAAAGTCATCTACTTTTCCCTACGCTGGTATAATCCAGATCAGGTTCAAAGGGTAAAGTCTCAGTCTGTAGATCTACAGACACCCCTAAAGTTGTGACGAAGGTAGGAATTTTTTCAGAACAGGCAAAATTTGTTTTTGGAATAAAAAAAAGACCACTTCAAGCTTGAAATGGTCTTATATTTTTAAGGTTCCTGATTTATAAATTAAATGCAGTAATTTTATTCTTCACAAGCCCTCCAGATGGCATCATTCTGAGGAACAGGAGCTATGATGTCTATTTTTTCTTTGGTGACCGGGTGAATAAACTCCAGTTTTCTTGCATGAAGATTGATGCCTCCATCCGGATTCGAACGAGGTGCTCCATATTTCAGATCTCCTTTAATCGGAATTCCTGTTTTGGAAAGCTGCGCCCGGATCTGATGATGTCTTCCGGTTTCAAGATCAATTTCAAGAAGCAAATAATTATCTAAAGTCTTTATTACATGATACGTAAGAATGGCTTCTTTTGCTCCCTCCGTTACTTTTGGAAAGACAATCGCTTTATTGTTCTTTTCATTTTTCTTTAAATAATGAACTAATCTCTGGCTTTGAGGAATCATTTCTTTCCCAACAACAGCCCAGTAGGTTTTCTTTACTTCCCTGTTTTTCACCATCTGGGTGAGACGGGAAAGAGCTTTGGAAGTTTTGGCATAAATAACCAAGCCCGATGTCGGGCGGTCTATACGATGAACCAAACCGAGAAAAACATTTCCCGGCTTAGCATCTCTTATTTTTATAAAATTCTTAATGGTATCCAGTAAGGATTCGTCGCCGGTTTTATCTCCCTGAACAAGTTGCCCTACTTTCTTATTAACAACCAAAAGATGGTTGTCTTCATATACAATTTGCTCCTTCATACTTTATGAGCGGTTGGGTCTGTTGGTAAAAGAAATCGCTATTCCTCCCAGAAGACCTATCGTTTTTAGAACTGAAAATTTAGACTCTTCCGGTAAACTTGCGCCTACTACACACAATAGTGCAGCCGCATACATGATATATGTGAAATTTTTATTGGAAAGTGTAGGTGCCTGAATAAGGAAACTGGCTCCTATCAGATAATAAAAAATTTTCCTTGAAAGAATATGGTTGATCTCGGGAGAAAATAAATTAAGCCATCCCGCTCCAAGGCAGATCAGCGCAGCAATTGATAAAATCCCCTGTATAGACTGTTGGTTCCTCATCAATTAGTAGCTTTCATTTTCATTAGGAAATTCAACATTTTTCACATCTTTTACGTACTGGGCAACTGCCCCCGTAATTTCCGTATAAAGATCAAGATATCTTCTCAAAAATTTTGGACTGAACCCTTTATTCATTCCAACCATATCATGATAGACAAGAACCTGTCCGTCACAATCAGCACCAGCTCCGATTCCAATGGTAGGAATAGTGATGCTTTCGGTTACTTTTTTAGCCAGATCAGCAGGAATTTTTTCTAAAACTACGGCAAAACAACCCAGTTCTTCCAAAAGCTGTGCATCAGCAATTAATTTCTCGGCTTCAGCTTCATCTTTTGCTCTTACTTTATACGTTCCGAATTTATAGATCGACTGTGGCGTCAATCCTAGATGTCCCATAACAGGAATTCCGGCATTGATGATTTTCTTAATAGATTTTGAGATCTCTTTTCCGCCTTCAATTTTTACAGCGTGAGCTCCTCCTTCTTTCATCATTCTTACTGCAGACTCCAATGCTTTTTCAGGATTACTCTGGTAAGTTCCGAAAGGAAGATCCGCTACAACAAGAGCCCTGTCGGTTCCTCTTACCACGCTTTGGGCATGGTAGATCATCTGATCCAGCGTAATAGGCAGCGTTGTTTCAAAACCGGCCATTACGTTCGCTGCAGAATCTCCGATCAAAACTGCATCAATTCCGCCTGCGTCTACCATTTTAGCCGTAGTAAAATCGTATGCGGTAAGCATTGTTATTTTCTCCTTGTCGAATTTCATTTTTCGCAAGGTTTCAGTCGTAACTTTTTTAATTTCAGAGTGAACAGACATAATTTATCTATTTTTTAAAAGTTAAAAAGTCGGCTTTCGCCGACTTAAGTTTTTGTATGATTGTTATAAAACTACGTGACCTAGTTTCATCAGTTTATCGTGGTTGAGAATTTTGATATTTCTTCCGTCTACTTCTATCAGACTGTCCTGTTTGAATTCGGAAATTAAGCGGATGGCGCTTTCTGTGGCAGTCCCGATGATGTTGGCAATTTCTTCTCTGGTGAGCGAAATTTTGATAAAGCCTTCAGGATCTACCCCCAATTTCTGCTCCAGCAAGATAAGAATTTCTGCCAGTCTTTCTCTTACTGTTTTCTGGGCAAGGAATGTAATGGTGTTGGATGACTCTCCCAATTCATAGGAGATTTTCTGAAGCATTGCGAAAGAAAGCTGCGGATCTACTTCCAGAAGATACATGAAAATATCTGCCGGTAAGAAAATACATTCAATGTCTGTCATAGCTTCTGCCTTTGCCTGGAAATTTTCCCCGCAAAGCAATGAACGATAGCCGATGATGTCCCCCTCTTTTATAAATCTTAAGATCTGGTCTTTTCCAAAAGCTCCGGACTTTGAAAGTTTAGCGGCTCCTTTTTCTAAAACGAATACTCCCTTTGGCGTTTCACCATCTTCAAAAATGGTGTCGTGCTTCTGAAAACTCAATCTTTTTTTGCCGTTAATATACTTTTCAAAATCAGTGCTAGAAAGTCTTTCCTTAAATGATTTATCATTAAAAACTCTGGCGAACCTCTCTTCAATTGCAATCTGTTGTTCCTGCGACATTTTATATGACATTTATCACAAAAATAGAACTTTTTAACACGATAAACAAAAAAAATTGTTATAATTTTGTAGTTCAATATATTATGTAGTGAGCGAGAACTGTTTTCATTGTGGTCAAGGGATAGAAAAAGAGAGAATTTTGTTTGATGAAAAGACTTTCTGTTGCAACGGATGTAAATCTGTTTACGAAATTCTGAATATCAATAATTTAGCTAATTTTTACGAACTTAATAAAAGAGCCGGAATCCGTCCTAATGATGAGAGCTCTTCACAGTTTGAATACCTTGACACTCCGGAAATCTTTGAAAAGGTAACTGATTTCTCTGAAGGAAACACCAGTCTCGTTACTTTCAAAATCCCTGTAATCCACTGTTCTTCATGTATCTGGCTACTGGAAAGCCTTCATACCCTTAACGAGGATATTAAATATTCTCAGGTGAACTTCACCAGAAAGACCCTACAGGTTTCATTTAATCATAACAATCTAAAATTAAGCGAACTAGCTAAATTTTTAAATAACCTGGGATATAAACCGGTGATCAATCTGGAAACAGCGGATAAAAACGTTGATCACCTGGACAAATCACTGCTTGTTAAACTGGCTATTGCCGGCTTTGCGTTTGGTAACGGAATGTTCCTGGCATTTCCTGAATACATTGGTGGAGAAGATTTTTGGATGCAGCAATACAAAGGGCTTTTCAGAAGCTTAACTTTCCTACTTGCTATTCCTGTAGTTTTTTATTCTGCTTCAGATTATTACAAATCCGCATGGTACGGACTGAAAAACAAGATTGTCAATATCGACGTGCCTATTGTTTTAGGTATTTTTGTCCTTTTCGGAAGAAGTGCCTATGAGGTAATAAGCGGTTACGGACCCGGCTATTTTGATACATTATGCGGACTTTTATTCTTCATGCTATTAGGTAAGATTTTCCAGAAGAGAACTTACAGCGCACTTTCCTATGACCGTGATTACAAATCATTTTACCCTATTGCCGTTACTAAAGTTGATTTCAATGGAAAACAACAGAACATTTTACTTTCCGAAATCAAAGTAGGAGACCGGATTTTAGTAAGAAACCAGGAATTAATTCCTGTAGATGCCATTTTAATTAATGGGGAGGGTAATATTGACAACAGCTTCATTACCGGAGAAAGTGAGAGCATCAGTAAACAACCGGGCGATAAGATTTTTGCCGGCGGAAAGCAAATCGGTTCTTCTCTTGAACTTGAGGTGATCAAAAATGTAGATCAAAGCTATTTAACCCAACTATGGAACAAAGAAGCATTTAAGAAGTATGAAACCGGTCTGGATACGCTGACCAATAACATCAGTAAATACTTCACTTTCATTATTTTAGGCATCACATTGATTTCCGGGATTTATTGGTCCACCATTGATATGGGAAAAATGTTCCAGGTTGTTTCTGCTATTCTGATCATTGCATGTCCTTGTGCGCTCGCTCTTTCAGCACCCTTTACATTTGGACATATTATGAGAATCCTCGGGAGAAATAAATTTTATGTAAAAGACACCCTGACGATTGAAAAAATAGCAAAGATTGACACTCTAGTATTTGACAAAACGGGGACCATTACCCACAGAAAGAAAACCAATATCAAATATGACGGTGTGGAGATTTCAGAATTTGATTTACTCAATATCAAAACATTACTGAAAAATTCTAACCACCCTCTTTCAAAATCTCTATATGATTTTATCGAGGTAAACGACGATTATTATTCCGTAGAAAATTTTGAGGAAATTTCAGGAAAAGGTTACGAAGCTCACATTAGAGGAAACATCTACAGGATAGGATCTGCAAAATACAACAATCAGGAATCTAAAAACCTGGAAACCGCAGTTTATGTAAGCAAAAATGGAGAATTCCTCGGAAAATTCATTTTCAAAAACGAATACAGAGATCATCTTAAAAATTTATTCAAGGTTCTCACCAGCTATAAGATCTTCATTCTTAGTGGAGACAACTCTTCTGAAGAAACCCAACTAAAAGACATTATTCCGAACTGTCAGGCTATGGCATTCAATCAAAGTCCGGAAGACAAGCTGAATTACATTAAGGAATTACAGGATAAAAACTTTAAAGTAGCCATGCTGGGAGATGGTTTAAATGATGCAGGAGCATTAAAACAAAGTAATGTTGGAATTGCCATTTCAGATGACACCAACAGCTTCACTCCTTCTTCAGATGTGATCATGAACGGTGACAAAGTAGTGGATCTTGATAAGTATCTGAACGTATGCAAAGGCTCGATCACTATTGTGAAAATGACATTCATAATCAGCTTTCTATACAACATCGTTGGTTTAAGCTATGCAGTGACAGGTCATATGGATCCACTCTTCGCAGCGATAATCATGCCAATAAGTTCGATCACGGTAGTTACCTTCACTACAATTTCAACCTGGATCCTGGGTAGAAAATACTTCAAAAAAGCGGCGTAGAAGCCCTTATTTAGACTGATTTTAAATTAGCAAGAATCGGTATTTCGTGATGAATGTCATTATTTTTCACTAAATTTGAACCCCGAAAATAGGTTAATTTTGTTGTCAAATGGATATTCTATATTTAATGATCTTATGCAGCGCTTCTTTGGCTGCAGTTTTCTTGATTATTTTTATAGTCAACGCTAGAAAAGGGCAGTTTGAAGATGATGAATCTCCAGCTGTTAGAATCCTCTTTGACTCCGGTGAAATAAAGGAAAAAGAGAAAAAAGGCAACAAAAAAGACGAGGAGAAAATAGGAGAAAATAATAAAATTGAAGAAAAAAGTGAATAGTTGATATGGAGACACAAAAGTTTAGTTATGACAACAGTATTGTTCGGGCATTCCTTTATGCGACCATAGTTTTTGGTTTTATAGGATTTTTGTTCGGACTTACAGCGGCATTAATGCTTTTCTACCCTGAGCTTCCTGAATTTTTATTTGGTACAGATGATACTACCATTCAGAGTTTAAAAAGTGGTAATATTCAAGGGCTGATAAATACTCATGGTGCATTTGGTTTTGGTAGAATCAGAATGTTGCACACCAATACCGTAATCTTTGCATTTGTATGTAACATTGTATATACCGGTGTTTATTACTCATTACAAAGATTATTAAAAACAAGAATGTACAGTGATACATTATCATGGTTACATTTCTGGACTTGGCAGTTTATGATTGTTGCTACGTTCATTACTTTCTTTATGGGGATCAATACCTCAAAAGAATATGCTGAGCACGAGTGGCCAATCGATATATTAATTGCATTCTCGTGGATCATTTTCGGGGCCAACATGTTCCTTACTATTGCTAAGAGAAGAGTAAGACACCTTTATGTAGCTATCTGGTTCTATATTGGTACTTGGATCGCTGTAGCAATGCTTCACATTTTCAACAATTTAGAAGTTCCGTTATCTTTTGCAGGATGGAAATCCTATTCAGCATACGCCGGAGTAAAAGATGCTATCGTACAGTGGTGGTACGGCCACAACGCTGTAGCGTTCATCCTGACGACACCGGTTTTAGGTTTGATGTATTATTTCTTACCAAAAGCTGCAGACAGACCGGTTTTCTCATATAAATTGTCTATTATTCACTTCTGGTCACTAATTTTTGTATACATCTGGGCTGGTCCTCACCACCTTCAGTATACGGCACTTCCAGCGTGGGTTCAGGCAGTATCTACAGGTTTCTCTATTATGCTTATCGCCCCTTCATGGGGAGGAATGCTGAATGGTCTTTTAACTTTAAGAGGAGCATGGGATAAAGTAAGAGAAAATCCTATTCTAAAATTCTTCGTGGTAGCTGTTACTTGTTATGGTATGGCAACATTCGAAGGACCGCTTTTAGCAACTAAAAACATCAACAAAATTGGTCACTTTACAGACTGGGTTATCGGTCACGTTCACTTAGGAGCTCTTGGATGGAATGGTTTCATGGCATTCGGGGTTATCTATTACCTTGTACCTATCATGTGGAGAACAAAAATATGGTCTGTAAAATTAGCTAACTGGCATTTCTGGTTAGGTACTTTAGGAATTATTTTCTATGCAGTTCCAATGTATATTTCAGGATTCACACAAGGTCTAATGTGGAAGCAGTTCAACCCGGACGGTACTTTGATGTACAAAAACTGGCTTGATACGGTAACTGCGATTATTCCTTACTTCAAAATGAGATTCTTAGGAGGATTCTTCTATATTTCCGGAGCAACTTTAATGATCATTAACGTTATTGCTACGGTAAGAAAAGGATCTTTCCAAAAAGAAGTTCCGGCAGAAGCCCCTGCTCTTGCTAATATTGGTAAAAAACGTAAAGAGGGAGAGGGAACTCACCTTTGGTTAGAAAGAATGCCTGTATTATTAGGTATCCTATCTTTCATCACTATATCTATAGGAAGTGTTATTGAAATTGTACCTACTTTGTCTCTAGACAAGAGTGTACCTACGATTTCAGCAGTAAAACCTTATTCTCCATTGGAGCTGGAAGGTAGAGATCTTTATATCCGTGAAGGATGTAACGCTTGCCACTCTCAGATGATCAGACCTTTCAGGGATGAAATCACGAGATTTAACGGTAAAAACGGACAATATTCTAAAGCGGGAGAGTTTATCTATGACAGACCATTCTTATGGGGATCTAAGAGAACAGGACCGGATTTACATAGAGAAGGAGGTAAAAACCCAAGTTCTTGGCATTACAAACACATGTACAACCCAAGATCTACCTCTGCGGGTTCTATCATGCCTCGTTACCCTTGGTTAATTGCTACCAACTTAGATAGAACTAAAATGGTTGACAAAATGAAGCTGATGAAGAATGCATTTGACGTTCCTTACAGTAAAGCTGAAATAGACTCTGCCAATACATGGGCAGACAACCAGGCAAAGAAAATCGTGAAAGATATCTTCTCTGAAGCTAATGACCTTAAGGTAGCTTATGCTAAGAAACCTCAGGGAGAATTGGAGAAAAAAGAGATTGTAGCTCTTATCTCTTATCTTCAGAGACTAGGTACAGATATCAAGACTACAGAAATAAAAACAGCAAGTACTAACTAAACATTAAAAGGTTCACATGATTCCTCAGAACTTTAAAGATATATTATCCAATACCGAAAACGCAGGCTTGTATCAAACATTGGCGCTGATATTCTTTATGATGTTCTTCGTAGCCCTAATAATATATGTATTTAGCAGGCCTAAAAAATATTATAAGGAAGAAGAAGAGGCACCTCTGGGAGATGATGAAGACGACTTTAATTTAAAAAATTAAACTATTTATTATGAAACAAAGAACACCTGTTGTTGTAAACATCTTAATAATAACTGGACTTCTAATAGTTTTTTATTATTTGTTTGTACAGAGCTACTCGTTCCTAGCTTCACCATACTTCTGGGGAACTGTTGTGATCAGTGCTATTTTAGCCTATATCCACAGTGCTATTGGAGATTTAATTGAGAACAATAAATTCAAAAAATTATCTCCGGAAGAAAAAGCAGCTTATTTAGCGGAAAAGAAAATTCCTTTCCTAAAAAGAATGTACGACAGTGCATTCAAAAAACAGTCTGCTACAGAAGAAAAAGATATTCTTATTGATCATGGTTTCGATGGGATTATGGAATTAGATAATCAACTTCCAAAATGGTGGGTAGGATTATTCTATTTTGGGACTGCTTTTTGTATTATATACATTGCAGCGTTTGCTTTCACAGATTTTGCACATCCATTAAATGAATATGAGCAGGAATATAAAGAGCAGATGGCGAGTATTGCAGATTATGAAAAGAACCAGCCTCCTGTAACCATTGAAACAGCAAAATACTCTGCAGACAATATCGCAGAAGGTAAAGAGTTATTCAAAACCAACTGTGCATCTTGTCACAAAGAAGACGGAAGTGGTGGTATCGGTCCAAACCTTACGGATAACTTCTGGATCAACCAGCCTGAGAAAACTCTGTTTAAAAATGTTTTCCACATGGACTGGAACGGTTCTCCTACCAACCCTGCGATGAGAGCATTTGGTAAAAACGGTGAAGTTTCCGGTGCAGAGATCGAAAAGATTGCAGCTTATGTATATCATATCAATCAGGAACAAGCACCAGTAACACCGGCTCAGGGAGGAGCTGCTCCTCAAGGAACTGAAGCACATTGGGAAAAAGAATAATTTTAAAAAAATTAGAAACATATGAAAAAAACATAATTTGTTATTAAAAAAAATAGTAACGAATTATGTTTTTTCTTTTTTAAATATATTACAAAATGTCAGATATAGAAGAAATAGAAGTACGCGGCGGACAGGGACAGGTTCTGGACCCTGAGACTTACAGAGATTCTATCGGGACAATGGAGCAATCCGGTAAGAGAAAATGGGTATTCCCCAGAAAACCAAAAGGGAAATACACCAACTACAGGAATCTTGTAAGCTATGCTTTATTAATTATTTATTTTACGGTACCATTCCTTAAAATCAATGGTAACCCGTTCTTTTTATTCAACGTTATCGATAGAGAATTTTACGTCTTCGGACAGCCTTTCTATCCACAGGACTTTTTTATCCTGACTTTAGGTGCTATTGCGTCATTAATCTTTATTATCATTTTTACGATTGCATTCGGAAGAATTTTCTGCGGGTGGATATGCCCTCAGACAATTTTTATGGAATCTATCTTCCGTAAAATTGAATACTTAATTGAAGGTGACCGAAACAAGCAGATGAAGCTGGACAGACAGGAATGGAACAGCGAAAAAATC
The Chryseobacterium sp. W4I1 DNA segment above includes these coding regions:
- the thiC gene encoding phosphomethylpyrimidine synthase ThiC, whose product is MAHSITCSPFPNAKKIYIQGKLHPVSVAMREIHLSPTKLTNGTLEENAPVTIYDTSGPYTDENATIDIMKGLPRIREQWILDRKDVNILNGITSEYGKARLADSRLDELRFAYDHKPKVAKGGLELTQLYYAKQGIITAEMEYVAIRENQRIEQLETVSGEMAFQHPGNSFGANTPKNKITPEFVRDEIAAGRAIIPNNINHPESEPMIIGRNFLVKINANIGNSAVSSSIDEEVEKAVWACRWGADTIMDLSTGKNIHETREWIIRNSPVPIGTVPIYQALEKVKGVPEDLTWEVFKDTLIEQAEQGVSYFTIHAGVLLRYIHLTAKRVTGIVSRGGSIMAKWCLYHHKENFLYTHFEEICEIMKKYDVAFSLGDGLRPGSIADANDAAQFAELETLGELTKIAWKHNVQVMIEGPGHVPMHMIKENMEKQLEVCQEAPFYTLGPLTTDIAPGYDHITSGIGAAMIGWFGCAMLCYVTPKEHLGLPNKEDVKVGVITYKLAAHAADLAKGHPGAQYRDNALSKARFEFRWEDQFNLSLDPETARAYHDETLPADGAKIAHFCSMCGPKFCSMKITQEIRDSAEKGMLDKSQEFIEKGKEIYI
- the thiS gene encoding sulfur carrier protein ThiS, with the protein product MEITINHTTKTFEVLPDNLEALMAVEIPEKKKGIAVAVNNRIIPMSAWAETILKDKDSVLIITATQGG
- a CDS encoding RluA family pseudouridine synthase, which translates into the protein MKEQIVYEDNHLLVVNKKVGQLVQGDKTGDESLLDTIKNFIKIRDAKPGNVFLGLVHRIDRPTSGLVIYAKTSKALSRLTQMVKNREVKKTYWAVVGKEMIPQSQRLVHYLKKNEKNNKAIVFPKVTEGAKEAILTYHVIKTLDNYLLLEIDLETGRHHQIRAQLSKTGIPIKGDLKYGAPRSNPDGGINLHARKLEFIHPVTKEKIDIIAPVPQNDAIWRACEE
- the panB gene encoding 3-methyl-2-oxobutanoate hydroxymethyltransferase, coding for MSVHSEIKKVTTETLRKMKFDKEKITMLTAYDFTTAKMVDAGGIDAVLIGDSAANVMAGFETTLPITLDQMIYHAQSVVRGTDRALVVADLPFGTYQSNPEKALESAVRMMKEGGAHAVKIEGGKEISKSIKKIINAGIPVMGHLGLTPQSIYKFGTYKVRAKDEAEAEKLIADAQLLEELGCFAVVLEKIPADLAKKVTESITIPTIGIGAGADCDGQVLVYHDMVGMNKGFSPKFLRRYLDLYTEITGAVAQYVKDVKNVEFPNENESY
- a CDS encoding Crp/Fnr family transcriptional regulator → MSQEQQIAIEERFARVFNDKSFKERLSSTDFEKYINGKKRLSFQKHDTIFEDGETPKGVFVLEKGAAKLSKSGAFGKDQILRFIKEGDIIGYRSLLCGENFQAKAEAMTDIECIFLPADIFMYLLEVDPQLSFAMLQKISYELGESSNTITFLAQKTVRERLAEILILLEQKLGVDPEGFIKISLTREEIANIIGTATESAIRLISEFKQDSLIEVDGRNIKILNHDKLMKLGHVVL
- a CDS encoding heavy metal translocating P-type ATPase metal-binding domain-containing protein encodes the protein MSENCFHCGQGIEKERILFDEKTFCCNGCKSVYEILNINNLANFYELNKRAGIRPNDESSSQFEYLDTPEIFEKVTDFSEGNTSLVTFKIPVIHCSSCIWLLESLHTLNEDIKYSQVNFTRKTLQVSFNHNNLKLSELAKFLNNLGYKPVINLETADKNVDHLDKSLLVKLAIAGFAFGNGMFLAFPEYIGGEDFWMQQYKGLFRSLTFLLAIPVVFYSASDYYKSAWYGLKNKIVNIDVPIVLGIFVLFGRSAYEVISGYGPGYFDTLCGLLFFMLLGKIFQKRTYSALSYDRDYKSFYPIAVTKVDFNGKQQNILLSEIKVGDRILVRNQELIPVDAILINGEGNIDNSFITGESESISKQPGDKIFAGGKQIGSSLELEVIKNVDQSYLTQLWNKEAFKKYETGLDTLTNNISKYFTFIILGITLISGIYWSTIDMGKMFQVVSAILIIACPCALALSAPFTFGHIMRILGRNKFYVKDTLTIEKIAKIDTLVFDKTGTITHRKKTNIKYDGVEISEFDLLNIKTLLKNSNHPLSKSLYDFIEVNDDYYSVENFEEISGKGYEAHIRGNIYRIGSAKYNNQESKNLETAVYVSKNGEFLGKFIFKNEYRDHLKNLFKVLTSYKIFILSGDNSSEETQLKDIIPNCQAMAFNQSPEDKLNYIKELQDKNFKVAMLGDGLNDAGALKQSNVGIAISDDTNSFTPSSDVIMNGDKVVDLDKYLNVCKGSITIVKMTFIISFLYNIVGLSYAVTGHMDPLFAAIIMPISSITVVTFTTISTWILGRKYFKKAA
- the ccoS gene encoding cbb3-type cytochrome oxidase assembly protein CcoS; the encoded protein is MDILYLMILCSASLAAVFLIIFIVNARKGQFEDDESPAVRILFDSGEIKEKEKKGNKKDEEKIGENNKIEEKSE
- the ccoN gene encoding cytochrome-c oxidase, cbb3-type subunit I, which gives rise to METQKFSYDNSIVRAFLYATIVFGFIGFLFGLTAALMLFYPELPEFLFGTDDTTIQSLKSGNIQGLINTHGAFGFGRIRMLHTNTVIFAFVCNIVYTGVYYSLQRLLKTRMYSDTLSWLHFWTWQFMIVATFITFFMGINTSKEYAEHEWPIDILIAFSWIIFGANMFLTIAKRRVRHLYVAIWFYIGTWIAVAMLHIFNNLEVPLSFAGWKSYSAYAGVKDAIVQWWYGHNAVAFILTTPVLGLMYYFLPKAADRPVFSYKLSIIHFWSLIFVYIWAGPHHLQYTALPAWVQAVSTGFSIMLIAPSWGGMLNGLLTLRGAWDKVRENPILKFFVVAVTCYGMATFEGPLLATKNINKIGHFTDWVIGHVHLGALGWNGFMAFGVIYYLVPIMWRTKIWSVKLANWHFWLGTLGIIFYAVPMYISGFTQGLMWKQFNPDGTLMYKNWLDTVTAIIPYFKMRFLGGFFYISGATLMIINVIATVRKGSFQKEVPAEAPALANIGKKRKEGEGTHLWLERMPVLLGILSFITISIGSVIEIVPTLSLDKSVPTISAVKPYSPLELEGRDLYIREGCNACHSQMIRPFRDEITRFNGKNGQYSKAGEFIYDRPFLWGSKRTGPDLHREGGKNPSSWHYKHMYNPRSTSAGSIMPRYPWLIATNLDRTKMVDKMKLMKNAFDVPYSKAEIDSANTWADNQAKKIVKDIFSEANDLKVAYAKKPQGELEKKEIVALISYLQRLGTDIKTTEIKTASTN
- a CDS encoding cbb3-type cytochrome c oxidase subunit 3, whose amino-acid sequence is MIPQNFKDILSNTENAGLYQTLALIFFMMFFVALIIYVFSRPKKYYKEEEEAPLGDDEDDFNLKN
- a CDS encoding cbb3-type cytochrome c oxidase N-terminal domain-containing protein gives rise to the protein MKQRTPVVVNILIITGLLIVFYYLFVQSYSFLASPYFWGTVVISAILAYIHSAIGDLIENNKFKKLSPEEKAAYLAEKKIPFLKRMYDSAFKKQSATEEKDILIDHGFDGIMELDNQLPKWWVGLFYFGTAFCIIYIAAFAFTDFAHPLNEYEQEYKEQMASIADYEKNQPPVTIETAKYSADNIAEGKELFKTNCASCHKEDGSGGIGPNLTDNFWINQPEKTLFKNVFHMDWNGSPTNPAMRAFGKNGEVSGAEIEKIAAYVYHINQEQAPVTPAQGGAAPQGTEAHWEKE